In Prionailurus viverrinus isolate Anna chromosome D1, UM_Priviv_1.0, whole genome shotgun sequence, the DNA window CGAGGCCACATACTCCACGGCAGTAGTGAGTGGAAGGCAAGAGGGAAGGAGTCAGGCCAGCAGCGAGGCAGGAGCACTGGAGAACCCATCCCACCGCCCCACGGTTAAATAGGCAAGACAGGCAGTGTTAGACGCTATGAGGACGTGGTGTCTGTGGTTGGCTCCTCCCTTTGGCCTGTGTCCTCCAGGTGGGGCCAGGGCTCTCTCTGATTGTCCCCATGTCCCCACGTCCCCATGCCTGCCTCACCCAGCACTTGGTGTGGAGGAGGTTGCAAAGGGGACAGCTGGAGTTTCTTTGGAGTCTGGCAGGTAGGGCTCTGCCCCATTTTCTCCCCCCTGAATTCCCCTTCCCTCTAGGCACCTGCTTCCTCAGCGTGGCGCAAGGGGCCTCACTCATACCGTCTTCGTATCCCACAGGAGCTCTGGGTTTGGTCCTGGGACACCCTTTTGACACTGTAAAGGTGAGTCGAGGGGATGCACTCAAGGAATAAAGGCTACGACCTGAACCAACAGTCAGGATGCCTTGAGAGGGGGATCTTTCCTATCAGTCCTGCCCTGCTGGCATCCtgctgggcagagggaggagctgGGCTAGAGCcatctctgcccatccctgctgGGCTGCCTGCTCTGTCCTCCTCATCCAGGTGCGGCTACAGACCCAGACCACATACCGGGGCATCATCGATTGTATGGTGAAGACTTACCGCCATGAGTCGGTGGGTGTCTTGCTTCTTTGGGGCTTTGGCATAGGAGGCCTCTGGGTGGCCAGCACCAGCTTTCTTGCCCCCTGGCAGGGCTCTGTCCCTGGAAGAGAGATGACCTAAGTCTGGGGCTACCCGGGGCTGGGTGGTAGCTTGGTGCCCCGAGGATGGACCTGGGGCTGCCTCGACCTCCCTTCGGCAGGTTTCAGGAGTGGTTTCTAGCCAGAGGAGACCCTgccagaggtgggaggggagaagaggaggccTCCCTGGTCCCCCAGCCACTTTAGCATTTGCCACATCTTTCTACAGCTCCTGGGCTTTTTCAAGGGAATGAGCTTCCCCATCGCGAGCATAGCCATGGTCAACTCCGTCCTGTTCGGGGTCTACAGCAACACCCTGCTGGCGCTCACGGCAACCTCTCACCAGGAACGGCGGGCCCAGCCACCCAGCTACATACACGTCTTCATAGCTGGCTGCACCGGAGGGTTCGTGCAGGTGAGAGGGAGGTGTGGGGTGTGTCCACACGAGTACGGTCATGCACACGCGCACAGGtgtatgcacgcacacacatccacacacgcGCGCGTGTGGGCACAGCGAAGGTCCGTTTGCTGCTTCCCCTCCCAGCCCTCTCTGCAGACCCTGGGTCTCCCCACCGGGTACATGAGGAGCTGTGGGGGAATGGCCAGCTCCTGGCTTCTGCCCGATGACCTGGCCTGGCAGAGCTGGCTGTGGCCGTCTGGGCTGCAGGCTTGGAGGGGAGGGTCATGGAGAacactgtggggggggggggggggcggggcagaaggcagagagagctgggggtggggtctggggagACGGTGCTGAGGGGGCCGCGTGGAGAACAGTCGATAACCCACTCTGAGGCTGACGGGGCTTGCCCACTCCGGAGGGCTCTGCCAGCCTCAGGGCTCTGGGAAGACTTCTCCCCCAGGTGACCTCTTGCCCTGGAGAACTGATAGCGCTCCCAGAGCTCCGAGCCCAGCCCTTCCAGTCCTGGTGTGGTCCTGGCACTGCCCCAGCTCATGCCCTGCTCAGCCCCTTTGCCTGCAGCCTGTGGCGGGCCGGGATCTGTGAGCCTCGCGGGGCCCCAGTCCACAGAGCTCGCTGCGAGAGGCCCAGGGCATTAATCATTAAATAGCTCTCATCATTCGGTTTTGGTCTTTGTTCTCAGCACTTAAGTATCCAGCTTTTGATTGATGGGGTGGAGGAAGACACGGCTTCCGGGCACCAGGGGGAATCCCAGCTGATTGGGGGGCGTGAGCACAGAGGTGGAGGGATTCTTGCCTGGCTCCCCTCCACACCCCGGTTGGGCGCCTTCCGTCACCCCCTATCTGATATTGCCCTGACGCTCCTAACATACTTCatggggcagagagcaaggacaAAGGACAGAACCAGGCGGCTTGCTCAAGTGAATTAATGATTCATGAGACCCCCCAAAGGTCCTGGCCTTTCTCCTGCCCCTTCTTGTGCAGGACACATGCCTGCATATTTCCCAAGCCCTGAGACTTGCACCCcacaaaaacaaggaagagaacTGAGACCCCAGGCTAGTAGCCGGCCCAGAAAGGCCCAGCTTCTAAGtcaccctcccctcctgctctTTAGAaagcaaaacaggggcgcctgggtggctcagtcagttaagcgtctgacttcagctcaggtcatgatcttgcagtttgtgagttcgagccccgcgtctggctctgtgctgacagctcagagcctggagcctgctttggattctgtctccctctctctctgctcctcccctgctcatgctctgtctctcaataataaataaatgttaaaaattaaaaaaaaaaaaaagcagaacagatAGCGGAACGAGGTGTTATAGGGTCACTGATGGGGACCTGGTCCAAGGGCCGACTGGAACTCAGTTTCCCATCAAGCCTATGGATTCGGTTTAACAGGATCTTGGAGCAGAAATTGTGTTTCAGTGTGGAGAAGGTCAAGAAGAGGCAGGAAGTGACCCTGGTTAGCACAGGGCAGGGAATGACAACCTCTGATGTGCACAAAAGTTGCCTTTGGCTCAGTAAAGGCTGACACTGTCAAACACTGTGGCAGTGTCTGCCGTCCCCACTGACCCCATGGGCACAGGTTAGGGAGTGAGGACCCTAACCTGCCCCTGCTGGCCACCCTACCTTGGGCTCGGCCATTTCCTCACCCTCAGGAGCCCTGGACTCAGGGGCACATCGCCTGGAGGAGTCCTGAGTTTGGCTCCGCCCACAGACTCTGAAGGATGATATCAGGGTCACGCCTCAGGGGGAGGGACCCCAGGCCGCTGCCCCTCCTACAGGGGAAGAAGTAAGCAAAGTTGGCCTGTCGCCCTCTGACCATGGCCGCCAGAGCCGACTTCCAGCTGCCTCTGCCATCAGCCATCTCCAGGGCTGAGGACCTGAGCTCATGTACCTTCCACGAAAGAAACAATAACCACAGAAGCCCCTCATGACGTGCTAACCTCAGCCTCACCTCAATTCTCATCTGAACTCTAACAGCTGACCTTGACCTCGTACATCCGCATTGATTCGCACAttggcccctgcccccaccttccctccacaTCCACGCGGAACCACCTTCAGTCCTAATACTACCCCAAATGTTCGTTCCTTCTGCCTCAGCCGGGTGATAAGATCCCAGGACCCGCAGATCCCACCATCACCCACCTTCCTTGGGACACAAGTGGCTGGTGGTTTTCAGGAGGCAGGAAAGGCTGGCCCAGCACTTGACCCCGTCAGGGGCCTCTGAGAGGTGTCCTGCAGGAGGTAGGGGAGGGAGAACCTATGAAGTGGAGTCTCCAACAGGACTGAGGTGACCTCCTTCAccctgcggggggtggggggggtggcaatCAGCCCTTTGCTGTCTCACGGGCACAGACTAAATCCTTTCTTCAGACCCAATCACTGCAGGTGGGTCTCACCCTGGCTTTGGGGAGGCTAGAAACCTATCCTCAGTCTTGGGGAAACAATCCAGGTTTGTCTCTGAGCACCAAGCACCAGGCAAGTTCAACGCTGTTgtccagggagaggggcagtgcTGCTCGCTGTCAGGGGTCTGATGCTGTCAGGGGTCTGATGCTAAGGAAGCGGTCTGGCCCATGCCGAGCCCTGTGTGCAGAGGCTGCAAGcggggaccggggggggggggggggggggggggggaagatgcGGCCCTCTCTGCTCCCTACCTTCCTCTTGTTAGGATCAGCCCGTTGTTCTCTGCCCGTCGTTCTCTcccagagccccacccagggTCTTCCTGCTTCCTTACGTACAGGTCTACTGCTTGGCCCCTTTTGACCTCATCAAAGTCCGGCTACAAAACCAGACGGAGCCAAGGGCGCGGCCTCCGGGCAGCCCCCCGCCCCGGTACCGGGGGCCTGTGCACTGTGCGGTCTCCATCTTCCAGGAGGAGGGGCCCCGCGGGCTGTTCCGGGGAGCCTGGGCCCTGACGCTGAGGGACACCCCCACGCTGGGGATCTATTTTGTCACCTATGAGTGGCTCTGCCGCCAGTCGACGCGGGACGGCCAGGACCCCAGTAAGTGAACtggcgttgggggggggggggggggacggacgggggagcgggggaggggagctggccCTTGCCCGGAGGATGGGGAGGGAcgctggggatggggggggagggtgccttGCTCCTCGGGGTCTGACACCCGTCTGGGCTTCCTCTACCCCAGGCCCAGCCACGGTGCTGGTGGCAGGGGGCTTCGCAGGCATCGCCTCCTGGGTCGTAGCCACGCCCTTGGATGTGATCAAGTCCCGGCTGCAGATGGCGGGGCTGAAGCGCAGGGCGTACCGGGGGGTGCTGGACTGCATGGTAAGCAGCGCCCGGCAGGAAGGTCTGGGGGTCTTCTTCCGGGGGCTGACGATCAACAGCGCCCGCGCCTTTCCTGTCAACGCCGTCACCTTCCTCAGCTACGAATACCTCCTCCGCTCGTGGGGGTGAGTCCGGGCAGGTAATGCCGGCCGCTCCCCAGCGAGGCCACCGCCCACCTGCCCAGCTTGGCGGCCGAGGTGAAAGCACCGGCTTGCGATCCGATTCGAGAGGCCCAGTCCTTCCCAAGGGTGAGCAGCAGTGGGCCCGGGCCCTGGGCTCCGGAACACAGGCTGACTTCAGCCCCCCAGCAGCGCTCGCCTTGAGTCTGTGAAGTCCACTCCCCGGCCCGTGGTGCTGGTGACCTTCTGGCCCCCAGCCTGGGGCTTCACCCCTTAAAGAGCTCTTAGAGGCTGCGCCCCTGGGCGCTAACCAGCCACCGCCTGGATTCCAGCAACTCGTCCTCACGGGCCCTCCTCACCTCCTTTCAAACTGCTCCCCGCGTGACCCCCCTGGAGAGCAGCCTTCTGTCCCCTGCTGGTCCAGAgtccttcagtggcttcctttCCGGTCTGggggagagcccccccccccccacctcctgggccCTCCCTGTCCACTAGCTTTCTTCTCCCTGGGGGCTTCCACAGCCCAGCCCCGCACTTGGAGAACAACCTGTGCTGTTATTGGCCTTGGCCTGGAAGGCTTATTCCCTCGTGGCCTGGAGCAAACAGTTCCCGAGGGGTGGCTAAGCCCGCTCCGGGCCCAGGTCGAGCACTGTCCCTTGGAGTCTTTCCTTGCCTCCCCCTTGCCTCTTGACTGGCTGGGGGGTTTTCATACCactcccaaccccccacctcctagtccccacccccacctcgtcCCCTGATCTCTTCCACATCCCCCACAGGCCTGGATCAcggccctccctcccctgtgctgtGTCGTGGTTGTCGATTTGCTTCTCAGCCTAACCCCGTTACACAGGGAGCTCCTTGAGGTCAGGGGCCAGACTTCTGATCGGTCCTCCAGCTCCAACCACCACACCCACTTCCTTGGTACTGCACTCCCACCTTTCTACCGGGAGTTTCTGCCTGCCTGGCCCCTCTTGGGGTCGTCTCCAGGGGACCGGTGCCAGAAGTCGGGGCCACCTTCCCCAGGAGTGCTGGCCTGGCCACTCTCACGGacggtgtttgtttttcttacccATCTCAGTTGCTAAGTGGGGGTTACAAACTGGCCAAAGAGGGGTTCCTTGATTGGCAATGAAGCCGAGGAGAGTTTGTACCCACTAATGTCCCTATCTGGTTTGCGGTCAGCCTGGGCCCACCTTCTGGTGACCTGAGTGCCTGGGATTCTTACCATTTACTGGGGGCTCCCAATGAAAACCAttacaataggggcacctggctggctctgtcagtggagcaCGTGGCTCCCATCTTGGagttgtgaggttgagccccccgttgggtgcagagattgcttttaaaaaacaaaataaaatcttaaaacaaaacatcatTGGATGCCTggggtggttctgtcggttaagcgtctgacttttgatttcagctccgctaatgatctcactgttcgtgggatcaagcccctcgtcggggtCCACgttgacagggcggagcctgcttgggatcctctcgccctccctctctctctctgctcctcccctgcttgtgtgcccgctttctctctctcaaaataaataaactttaacccccaccccaaaccatCACAATATTATCACAGTTTACAGCGTTCTAGCTCTTATCACAGCCTTAGCTCAGAGAGTGTGTGTAacgtgtccaaggtcacatggccagtATGTCGCACCGCCTGCCCGGACACATCCAAGCCTCCAACTCCAGAGCCCAGTTGCTCTGCCCCCCCTGTTCTGCCTGGGGCCCGCGACAGCCTCCCACCAAGTTCAAACCCACCCGGGGCTGGCCTGATGGCATCAGCCCCACGTGTGCTCCTCAGAGCTCTCCTTCACTGGACGGTGGCCTGCAAACTGCGGCGGCACCCAAATAGCGCCCGTCTTTTTTTCAGTGTCACGGTGTGGCCACAAGGCATGTGCCCACCGAGCCGGGCTCCATTTCCTAACCTCCCTCGCGACTCAGGGGGGCCCTGTCCCTGGGCTTTTACCAGAGAAATGTGTAATGCCTGCAAATTGCCCAtctctctttttgtttaattttttttttaatgtttatttttgatagagacagagcacgagcggggaaggggcagagagagagagagggagacacagaatcccaagcaggctccaggctccgagctgtcagcacagagcccgacgcggggcttgacctcacggcccgtgagatcgtgacctgggccaaagtcacacgcttaaccgactgagccacccaggggccttgCAAATTGCCCATCTCTTACCTTCAAGAAGATTCCTCACTGTTGGCCGGAAGTGGGGCCCCCAGAAGGCCCTGCTGAGGACGCAGGAGGCACCCCGTCGGCCCAGAACCCGGGTGCCCACGACCACCTGGGCTGCTGTGCTCTGACACGTCTTTGTCGCAATAGTCTGGCCTCACCCTTGCTGACACAGTAGGTAGGGGTCTGCGGGTTTCCAGGTCGGGCTGATTCCAGTGTGGTCTCTGGAGCAGTGGCATCAGGTTCGAAATGCAGGATCCCGGGCCCCACCGGGGGTGGATGGAATCGGAATCTCTGAGATTGGGGCCTAGGAATCCGTGTGGTGCAAAGCATTCTGGTCCCTTTTATACACATTAAGGTTTAATGGTGTTCAGGTGCTCCTACAGGCAGAAACGTGTGTGCTGTCCTCTCGAGCTAAGGGACTTATGGGTCCAGTAGAAGGGACTTGAACTCCTAGCTCCAGTGGCCTCCCCACCTGGCCAGGGTCAGGAAGCCTGTGTTCCTGATATGGAAAGACAGGGTCTGGCTCAGCCAGTCACCgccctttctgtgcctcaattgCCTCTGACATCTGGTCGGTTAGTGAGGCCCCAGCGGCTGTCCAGCACCACGTCGGTGCCATATTTGGGGCCAGATAGGACGGTGATGGTACAGCAgtggttggggg includes these proteins:
- the SLC25A45 gene encoding solute carrier family 25 member 45 isoform X1, coding for MSPRPHACLTQHLVWRRLQRGQLEFLWSLAGRALPHFLPPEFPFPLGTCFLSVAQGASLIPSSYPTGALGLVLGHPFDTVKVRLQTQTTYRGIIDCMVKTYRHESLLGFFKGMSFPIASIAMVNSVLFGVYSNTLLALTATSHQERRAQPPSYIHVFIAGCTGGFVQVYCLAPFDLIKVRLQNQTEPRARPPGSPPPRYRGPVHCAVSIFQEEGPRGLFRGAWALTLRDTPTLGIYFVTYEWLCRQSTRDGQDPSPATVLVAGGFAGIASWVVATPLDVIKSRLQMAGLKRRAYRGVLDCMVSSARQEGLGVFFRGLTINSARAFPVNAVTFLSYEYLLRSWG
- the SLC25A45 gene encoding solute carrier family 25 member 45 isoform X4; protein product: MPVEEFVAGWISGALGLVLGHPFDTVKVRLQTQTTYRGIIDCMVKTYRHESVYCLAPFDLIKVRLQNQTEPRARPPGSPPPRYRGPVHCAVSIFQEEGPRGLFRGAWALTLRDTPTLGIYFVTYEWLCRQSTRDGQDPSPATVLVAGGFAGIASWVVATPLDVIKSRLQMAGLKRRAYRGVLDCMVSSARQEGLGVFFRGLTINSARAFPVNAVTFLSYEYLLRSWG
- the SLC25A45 gene encoding solute carrier family 25 member 45 isoform X2, with protein sequence MPVEEFVAGWISGALGLVLGHPFDTVKVRLQTQTTYRGIIDCMVKTYRHESLLGFFKGMSFPIASIAMVNSVLFGVYSNTLLALTATSHQERRAQPPSYIHVFIAGCTGGFVQVYCLAPFDLIKVRLQNQTEPRARPPGSPPPRYRGPVHCAVSIFQEEGPRGLFRGAWALTLRDTPTLGIYFVTYEWLCRQSTRDGQDPSPATVLVAGGFAGIASWVVATPLDVIKSRLQMAGLKRRAYRGVLDCMVSSARQEGLGVFFRGLTINSARAFPVNAVTFLSYEYLLRSWG
- the SLC25A45 gene encoding solute carrier family 25 member 45 isoform X3, coding for MPVEEFVAGWISGALGLVLGHPFDTVKLLGFFKGMSFPIASIAMVNSVLFGVYSNTLLALTATSHQERRAQPPSYIHVFIAGCTGGFVQVYCLAPFDLIKVRLQNQTEPRARPPGSPPPRYRGPVHCAVSIFQEEGPRGLFRGAWALTLRDTPTLGIYFVTYEWLCRQSTRDGQDPSPATVLVAGGFAGIASWVVATPLDVIKSRLQMAGLKRRAYRGVLDCMVSSARQEGLGVFFRGLTINSARAFPVNAVTFLSYEYLLRSWG